A single window of Micrococcaceae bacterium Sec5.1 DNA harbors:
- a CDS encoding DUF4097 family beta strand repeat-containing protein, whose amino-acid sequence MSDELWTVTGPQTIDVDDVHSLKLGIVKGRFDVVTHGEPVVRIEVSEISGDPLTITLVNGRLEVRHQLQGPQGWFRNLMGTVNNTSANSVVVGIALPSGVDVEAGTVNGDGMVSGVDGRIRLNTVSGSVMADGTSGELHVNTVSGEVIARNHDGVLTAKSLSGEVTASGKFKNVRASTVSGDLSFDLHDYTNDLGANSVSGDLTIRLPHDVGLDIVAKSASGTVIIDDQMYAQPGSKVQTIVGPDERLMLVRTNTVSGKTYIMHGTAPASGNDSPVPGEAGL is encoded by the coding sequence ATGTCTGACGAGCTTTGGACCGTGACGGGCCCACAAACAATTGATGTGGACGATGTCCACTCGCTCAAACTTGGAATAGTCAAGGGCCGGTTCGACGTCGTCACCCACGGCGAACCCGTCGTCCGGATCGAGGTCAGCGAAATCAGCGGTGACCCCCTGACCATCACGCTGGTGAATGGCCGCCTGGAGGTCCGCCACCAACTTCAAGGACCACAAGGTTGGTTCCGAAACCTGATGGGTACCGTCAACAACACCAGCGCCAACTCGGTGGTGGTCGGGATCGCGCTGCCGTCTGGAGTGGACGTCGAGGCGGGAACAGTAAACGGCGATGGCATGGTCTCCGGCGTCGATGGACGGATTCGCCTCAACACAGTCTCGGGCTCCGTCATGGCCGACGGCACCAGCGGTGAATTGCACGTCAACACCGTCAGCGGCGAAGTCATCGCCAGAAACCACGACGGCGTCCTGACCGCCAAGAGCCTTTCAGGTGAAGTCACCGCCTCGGGCAAGTTCAAGAACGTCAGGGCAAGCACAGTAAGCGGGGACCTCAGCTTCGACCTCCACGACTACACCAACGACCTCGGAGCCAATTCGGTGTCAGGGGATCTGACCATCCGGCTGCCGCACGATGTCGGCCTGGACATCGTTGCCAAGTCCGCCAGCGGCACCGTCATCATTGATGACCAGATGTATGCCCAGCCCGGAAGCAAGGTGCAGACCATCGTCGGTCCGGATGAGAGGCTCATGCTGGTGCGGACCAATACGGTCTCGGGCAAGACGTACATCATGCACGGCACAGCACCGGCCTCGGGAAATGACAGCCCGGTGCCTGGGGAGGCGGGTCTCTGA
- a CDS encoding multifunctional oxoglutarate decarboxylase/oxoglutarate dehydrogenase thiamine pyrophosphate-binding subunit/dihydrolipoyllysine-residue succinyltransferase subunit, protein MPEQPSHRLPEEFGGNEWLVDELYERYQQDKNSVDAKWWPLFESFDTGDGTSSNGTSAAPTAANPPTQVLPVVAPAAAAPAPAPAAPEAAPATTPAAAASGEPAVAAPAKKAPATVAKDGAKKPVGGNAAQPIPAQLPKSTKAPTAPEEDVVSVLRGPAKAIATNMVTSLEVPTATSVRAVPAKLLIDNRVVINSNLARARGGKVSFTHLIGYAVVRALSQFPSMNVYYDEIDGKPSAVQPAHVNFGIAIDMPKPDGTRLLMVPNIKKAETMDFAEFWHTYEDLIKRARNGKLTADDHAGTTVSLTNPGGIGTVHSVPRLSKGQAAIIGVGALDYPAEFQGASEKIIAQNAISKILTLTSTYDHRVIQGAGSGEFLKLVHQLLLGAQNFYDEIFEALRIPYEPVRWSPDLQVDPADEINKVARIQQLIHSYRVRGHLMADTDPLEYVQRKHPDLDVLTYGLTLWDLDREWPTGGFGGKSQLKFRDILGVLRDAYCRTTGIEYMHIQEPAERKWFQDQLEHPYSKPSREEQLRIVSKLNAAEAFETFLQTKFVGQKRFSLEGGESLIPLLDAVISDAADDGLDEVAIGMAHRGRLNVLTNIAGKTYAQVFREFEGTQDPRSVQGSGDVKYHLGTEGTFTSDNGKQTKVYLAANPSHLEAVDSVLEGIVRAKQDRLDQGESFPVLPIMVHGDAAFAGQGVVAETLNLSQLRGYRTGGTIHVIVNNQVGFTTAPSSSRSSTYSTDVAKMIQAPVFHVNGDDPEAVVRVAQLAYEFRQRFHKDVVIDMVCYRRRGHNEGDDPSMTQPLMYNLIEAKRSVRKLYTESLIGRGDITEEEAEQLLRDYQERLERVFAETHAAQTSPIPIITADSAAVSDIERPIAQQADFGTNSPASTAISPETLARIGKAHLEIPEGFTVHSKLKQLLEKREQMSREGGIDWGFGEIAAFGSLIMEGVPVRLAGQDSRRGTFVQRHAVFHDRANGNEWLPLGNLSDDQAKLWIYDSLLSEYAAMGFEYGYSVERPDALVLWEAQFGDFVNGAQTIIDEFISSAEQKWGQRSSLVLMLPHGYEGQGPDHSSARIERFLQLCAEDNMIVANPTTAASHFHLLRRQAYSRPRKPLIIFTPKQLLRLKGAASAVEDFTTGGFRPVISDPEVEAANVDRVILVSGRLYYDLLSNRQKSGDTSTAIIRVEQLYPLPKAEIDAELAKYPNADIVWAQDEPANQGPWPFMGLNLAPVLDRKLRLVSRPASASTAAGSMKRHAAEQDALIKQAFERK, encoded by the coding sequence GTGCCAGAGCAGCCCAGCCACCGTCTACCAGAGGAATTTGGCGGAAACGAGTGGCTCGTTGACGAACTGTACGAGCGGTACCAGCAGGACAAGAATTCGGTCGACGCCAAGTGGTGGCCGCTCTTCGAATCCTTCGACACCGGTGACGGCACTTCTTCCAACGGAACCTCCGCAGCCCCCACCGCTGCCAATCCCCCCACCCAAGTACTTCCCGTGGTAGCTCCGGCTGCAGCGGCACCGGCACCGGCGCCGGCCGCTCCTGAAGCTGCCCCTGCGACCACCCCTGCCGCTGCTGCTTCCGGTGAACCGGCAGTTGCGGCTCCGGCGAAGAAAGCCCCGGCCACGGTTGCCAAGGATGGAGCAAAGAAGCCCGTCGGCGGCAATGCTGCACAACCGATTCCTGCCCAGCTGCCCAAGAGCACCAAGGCGCCCACCGCTCCCGAGGAAGACGTCGTTTCCGTCCTTCGCGGACCGGCGAAGGCCATCGCTACCAACATGGTGACCAGCCTTGAAGTGCCTACTGCCACCAGCGTCCGGGCAGTTCCGGCCAAGCTGCTGATCGACAACCGCGTTGTCATCAACTCCAACCTTGCACGTGCCCGCGGCGGCAAGGTGTCCTTCACGCACCTCATCGGCTACGCGGTTGTCCGCGCCCTCTCCCAGTTCCCGTCGATGAACGTCTACTACGACGAAATTGATGGCAAGCCGAGCGCTGTCCAGCCTGCCCACGTCAACTTCGGCATCGCCATTGACATGCCCAAGCCCGATGGCACCCGCCTCCTGATGGTTCCCAACATCAAGAAGGCCGAGACCATGGACTTTGCCGAGTTCTGGCACACCTATGAGGACCTCATCAAGCGAGCCCGCAACGGCAAGCTCACGGCGGACGACCACGCCGGCACCACGGTCTCCCTGACCAACCCGGGCGGCATCGGCACCGTTCACTCTGTACCGCGTCTCTCCAAGGGACAGGCAGCCATCATCGGCGTCGGCGCCCTTGACTACCCGGCCGAGTTCCAGGGTGCCAGCGAGAAGATCATCGCCCAGAACGCCATCAGCAAGATCCTCACGCTGACCTCCACCTACGACCACCGGGTTATCCAAGGCGCAGGCAGCGGCGAGTTCCTCAAGCTGGTCCACCAGCTCCTCCTTGGTGCGCAGAACTTCTACGACGAAATCTTTGAAGCCCTCCGCATTCCGTACGAGCCCGTCCGTTGGAGCCCTGACCTCCAGGTTGACCCAGCAGATGAGATCAACAAGGTTGCGCGGATCCAGCAGCTCATCCACTCATACCGCGTGCGTGGCCACCTCATGGCCGACACGGACCCCCTGGAATACGTCCAGCGCAAGCACCCGGACCTGGACGTCCTGACTTACGGTCTCACGCTCTGGGACCTGGACCGCGAATGGCCTACCGGTGGCTTCGGTGGCAAGTCGCAGCTGAAGTTCCGCGACATCCTGGGCGTACTCCGGGATGCTTACTGCCGCACCACCGGCATCGAGTACATGCACATCCAGGAGCCGGCGGAGCGTAAGTGGTTCCAGGACCAGCTGGAGCACCCGTACTCCAAGCCGAGCCGCGAAGAGCAGCTGCGCATCGTTTCCAAGCTCAACGCAGCCGAGGCTTTCGAAACCTTCCTCCAGACCAAGTTCGTCGGGCAGAAGCGCTTCTCCCTCGAAGGCGGCGAGTCGCTTATTCCGCTCCTTGACGCCGTCATCTCGGACGCTGCCGACGACGGCCTGGACGAAGTCGCGATCGGCATGGCCCACCGTGGCCGCCTGAACGTGCTCACCAACATTGCAGGCAAGACCTACGCACAGGTGTTCCGTGAATTCGAAGGCACCCAGGACCCTCGCTCCGTCCAGGGGTCCGGCGATGTGAAGTACCACCTGGGTACTGAAGGCACCTTCACCTCGGACAACGGCAAGCAGACCAAGGTCTACCTCGCCGCCAACCCGTCCCACCTTGAAGCAGTCGACTCCGTGCTCGAGGGCATCGTCCGCGCCAAGCAGGACCGACTGGATCAAGGCGAGTCCTTCCCGGTCCTGCCCATCATGGTTCACGGTGACGCTGCGTTCGCAGGCCAGGGTGTTGTCGCCGAGACCCTCAACCTGTCCCAGCTGCGTGGTTACCGCACCGGTGGCACCATCCACGTGATCGTGAACAACCAGGTTGGCTTCACCACGGCGCCGTCCTCTTCGCGTTCATCGACGTACTCCACGGATGTTGCCAAGATGATCCAGGCTCCGGTGTTCCACGTGAATGGCGACGACCCCGAAGCCGTGGTGCGTGTTGCGCAGCTCGCCTACGAGTTCCGCCAGCGCTTCCACAAGGACGTCGTCATCGACATGGTGTGCTACCGCCGCCGTGGTCACAACGAGGGCGATGACCCCTCGATGACGCAGCCCCTGATGTACAACCTGATCGAGGCAAAGCGCTCAGTCCGCAAGTTGTACACGGAATCGCTGATCGGTCGTGGCGACATCACCGAGGAAGAAGCCGAGCAACTGCTCCGCGACTACCAGGAACGCCTTGAGCGGGTCTTTGCTGAGACTCATGCGGCGCAGACCTCCCCCATCCCGATCATCACTGCTGACTCTGCCGCTGTCTCGGACATCGAGCGCCCGATTGCCCAGCAGGCGGACTTCGGAACCAACTCACCGGCTTCCACCGCCATCTCCCCCGAGACCCTTGCCCGCATCGGCAAGGCCCACCTGGAGATCCCGGAGGGCTTCACGGTTCACTCCAAGCTCAAGCAGCTCCTGGAGAAGCGTGAGCAAATGTCCCGTGAAGGTGGCATTGACTGGGGCTTTGGCGAGATCGCGGCCTTCGGCTCGCTGATCATGGAGGGCGTTCCCGTCCGGCTGGCTGGCCAGGACTCGCGCCGCGGTACCTTCGTGCAGCGTCACGCAGTGTTCCACGACCGCGCCAATGGCAATGAGTGGCTGCCCCTGGGCAACCTCTCGGACGACCAGGCCAAGCTGTGGATCTATGACTCGCTGCTGTCCGAATATGCAGCCATGGGCTTTGAATACGGATACTCTGTTGAGCGTCCCGACGCCCTGGTGCTGTGGGAAGCCCAGTTCGGTGACTTCGTCAACGGCGCTCAGACCATCATCGATGAATTCATTTCCTCCGCTGAGCAAAAGTGGGGCCAGCGTTCCTCGCTCGTCCTGATGCTGCCGCACGGCTACGAAGGCCAGGGGCCTGACCACTCATCCGCACGCATCGAGCGGTTCCTGCAGCTCTGTGCCGAGGACAACATGATTGTGGCCAACCCCACCACGGCAGCCTCGCACTTCCACCTGCTGCGTCGCCAGGCCTACAGCCGTCCCCGCAAGCCGTTGATCATCTTCACGCCGAAGCAGCTGCTGCGTCTCAAGGGCGCCGCGTCCGCCGTCGAGGACTTCACCACGGGCGGCTTCAGGCCAGTCATCAGTGATCCCGAGGTAGAGGCTGCAAACGTGGACCGGGTCATTCTGGTCTCCGGCCGCCTGTACTACGACCTCCTGTCCAACCGACAGAAGTCCGGGGACACCTCGACTGCGATCATCCGCGTGGAGCAGCTGTATCCGCTGCCGAAGGCTGAAATTGATGCAGAGCTCGCCAAGTACCCGAACGCTGACATCGTCTGGGCCCAGGATGAGCCCGCCAACCAGGGTCCGTGGCCGTTCATGGGCCTGAACCTGGCACCGGTGCTGGATCGCAAGCTCCGCCTCGTGTCGCGTCCGGCGTCTGCGTCCACCGCCGCAGGCTCCATGAAGCGCCACGCTGCTGAGCAGGATGCCTTGATCAAGCAGGCGTTCGAACGCAAGTAG
- a CDS encoding GDSL-type esterase/lipase family protein: protein MEDRKLRIAAVGDELLAGLGDPRALGWLGRVLARTPQDTVVVESFSLPCPMEGTEGLASRWQDEAGRRFSDSHENRLVIGLSGRDLEFGLSTARSRLNLANILDGASHSGVEVFVVGPPPTLDPARNKRLADLNTAFADVTTRRNHHYVDTFSPLLNHEQWRTDLAANGGTPGQAGYGLIAWLVLHRGWFQWLNIAQPE from the coding sequence GTGGAAGACAGGAAGCTGCGCATTGCGGCTGTAGGAGATGAATTGCTCGCCGGTTTGGGTGACCCCCGCGCCTTGGGTTGGCTGGGAAGAGTGCTGGCCCGTACACCCCAGGACACCGTGGTGGTGGAAAGCTTCTCACTCCCCTGCCCCATGGAAGGCACTGAGGGATTGGCCTCACGCTGGCAGGACGAAGCCGGCCGCCGTTTCAGCGACTCGCACGAGAACCGGCTGGTCATAGGACTCTCCGGCCGTGACCTGGAGTTCGGGCTTTCCACGGCGCGAAGCCGTTTGAACCTTGCCAACATTCTTGATGGTGCCTCGCACAGTGGCGTTGAAGTGTTCGTCGTGGGCCCTCCACCCACTCTTGATCCGGCGCGCAACAAACGCCTGGCCGATCTGAACACAGCCTTTGCCGATGTCACCACCCGCCGCAACCACCACTACGTTGACACTTTCTCTCCATTGCTGAACCACGAGCAGTGGAGGACGGACCTCGCAGCCAATGGGGGGACACCAGGACAGGCCGGCTACGGATTGATCGCCTGGCTTGTGCTGCACCGCGGCTGGTTCCAGTGGCTTAACATCGCCCAGCCGGAGTAG